In one Thermodesulfobium acidiphilum genomic region, the following are encoded:
- the gatB gene encoding Asp-tRNA(Asn)/Glu-tRNA(Gln) amidotransferase subunit GatB — MSNNVVIGLEIHAQLKTETKMFCGCRTSFGDDPNTNVCPVCMALPGSLPVPNKKAIAFTIMSGLALNCTISRYSKFDRKQYFYPDMPKNYQISQYDLPFCRNGYLEFLCDDELKRVRIHRIHLEEDTGKLVHAGDIMESEQSMVDYNRAGTPLMEIVTEPDISSPKEARLFMSELRNILRYLGVSDGNMEEGSMRCDANISLKNPDGTFGTKVEIKNMNSLRSLERALEFEIIRQSEILNSGGTIIQETRHFDERDGTTHSLRTKEEAHDYRYFPDPDLLPVVISDEEIRSISSNIPELPLKKYFRFIDEFGINKSDAAVLVSDLKLANFFDDCVKCNCSPREAVKWILGDLTYFWNEKKLQPDSKVFEPSYLKEILDFIDSKTISIRQAKEVVEKVFDMKESPKNIIEKLGIKQISDEDFLINAAKKVIENNPKAVQDFFKGKKNAIGFLVGQLMRETKGKASPEISNKIIYDLLEKLRVKE, encoded by the coding sequence ATGAGCAATAATGTAGTAATTGGTTTGGAAATTCATGCCCAACTAAAAACTGAAACAAAAATGTTTTGTGGATGCAGAACCTCTTTTGGCGATGATCCTAATACAAATGTTTGCCCTGTATGTATGGCTTTACCAGGGTCTTTGCCAGTTCCCAACAAAAAAGCAATTGCCTTTACGATAATGAGCGGTTTAGCTCTCAATTGTACAATTTCGAGATATTCAAAATTTGATAGAAAGCAGTACTTTTATCCTGATATGCCTAAGAATTATCAAATTTCTCAATATGATCTTCCTTTTTGTAGAAATGGATATCTTGAATTTCTTTGTGACGATGAGTTAAAAAGGGTAAGGATTCATAGAATTCACTTAGAGGAAGATACTGGCAAACTTGTTCATGCAGGAGATATTATGGAATCGGAACAGAGTATGGTGGACTATAATAGAGCAGGTACTCCATTGATGGAAATTGTTACTGAACCTGATATATCTTCTCCTAAAGAAGCCAGACTTTTTATGTCGGAGCTTAGGAATATTTTAAGATATCTTGGCGTTTCCGACGGGAATATGGAAGAAGGGTCAATGCGTTGTGATGCAAATATTTCACTAAAAAATCCTGATGGTACTTTTGGGACAAAAGTTGAAATTAAAAATATGAACTCTTTGAGATCTCTTGAAAGAGCACTGGAATTCGAAATCATTAGACAATCAGAAATTTTGAATTCGGGTGGAACTATAATTCAAGAAACAAGACATTTTGATGAACGTGATGGAACAACTCATTCTTTGAGAACTAAAGAAGAAGCTCACGATTATAGATATTTTCCAGATCCTGACCTGCTTCCTGTTGTTATTTCTGATGAAGAAATACGAAGTATATCTAGCAATATACCTGAACTTCCATTAAAAAAATATTTTAGATTTATTGATGAATTTGGTATTAATAAAAGTGATGCTGCTGTTTTAGTTTCTGATTTAAAGTTGGCTAACTTTTTCGACGATTGCGTGAAATGTAATTGTTCACCTAGAGAAGCTGTGAAATGGATTTTAGGAGATTTGACTTATTTTTGGAACGAAAAAAAATTGCAACCTGATAGTAAAGTTTTTGAACCTTCATATTTGAAAGAAATTTTAGACTTCATTGATTCAAAGACGATAAGTATCAGACAAGCGAAGGAAGTAGTTGAAAAAGTTTTTGATATGAAAGAATCTCCAAAGAATATTATCGAAAAACTTGGCATTAAACAAATTTCAGATGAGGATTTTTTAATTAATGCTGCTAAAAAGGTTATAGAAAATAATCCAAAAGCTGTTCAAGACTTTTTTAAAGGAAAAAAGAATGCAATAGGATTTCTAGTTGGTCAACTTATGAGAGAGACTAAAGGTAAGGCTTCTCCAGAGATATCTAATAAGATAATTTATGATCTGTTAGAAAAACTGAGGGTTAAAGAATAG
- a CDS encoding tetratricopeptide repeat protein, whose amino-acid sequence MSYKKIFLLLACFSIFFCGQSFASLGDKTHEYIMETMIGSGLYKSAIEYSHTFTNHSDNIMKMNLKSAALSLDKPLIERILSSAPVSLMNSNEYFFAEGVKYYLDGNYSQSIGAFSICIDKDPLDVYSWYYMAKDYELRNDYNSANYAYQKALSIEPNNIGILKSYAKFLELAGLTDQYNIVIKHIRHIYSRGSNLEISWN is encoded by the coding sequence ATGTCTTACAAAAAAATCTTTTTGTTACTTGCTTGTTTTTCCATATTTTTTTGTGGACAGTCTTTTGCAAGCTTGGGGGATAAAACTCATGAATATATTATGGAAACTATGATAGGTAGTGGGCTTTATAAGAGCGCTATAGAATATTCTCATACTTTTACTAATCATAGCGATAATATAATGAAGATGAATCTTAAATCAGCAGCTCTTAGTCTAGATAAGCCATTGATTGAAAGGATTTTAAGTTCTGCGCCTGTATCTTTGATGAACTCAAATGAGTATTTTTTCGCAGAGGGAGTAAAGTATTATTTAGATGGTAATTATTCTCAAAGTATTGGCGCATTCAGTATCTGTATTGATAAAGATCCGTTGGATGTTTATAGCTGGTATTATATGGCTAAGGATTATGAATTGAGAAATGATTATAATAGCGCTAATTATGCTTACCAAAAGGCACTGTCAATAGAACCAAATAATATAGGTATTTTGAAAAGTTATGCAAAGTTTTTGGAGTTAGCGGGATTGACTGATCAATATAATATAGTCATAAAGCATATTAGACATATCTATTCGAGAGGTAGTAATCTTGAGATATCTTGGAATTGA
- the ruvX gene encoding Holliday junction resolvase RuvX — MRYLGIDWGVTHLGLSISDPEERIVFPIGTIVRTTWDKDLNMIKQIVEEKNIKTIVLGDPLRTDFPFTSSKSILKVKKKLETIGVRVILFDERYSTKEALKLQKILGNRNKDKVHEIASSIILKSFLDFISKDKKNIGE; from the coding sequence TTGAGATATCTTGGAATTGATTGGGGAGTAACTCATCTGGGGTTAAGTATAAGCGATCCTGAGGAAAGGATTGTATTTCCTATAGGCACTATTGTTAGAACTACCTGGGATAAAGATTTGAATATGATTAAACAAATTGTTGAGGAAAAAAATATAAAGACAATAGTTCTTGGTGATCCTTTAAGAACAGATTTTCCTTTTACGTCATCTAAATCAATTCTTAAAGTGAAGAAGAAGTTAGAAACTATAGGGGTCAGAGTGATACTCTTTGATGAGAGATATTCTACTAAAGAAGCGCTAAAACTTCAAAAGATTTTAGGAAATAGGAATAAAGATAAAGTTCATGAAATTGCAAGCTCGATTATATTAAAATCATTTTTAGATTTTATATCTAAAGATAAGAAAAACATAGGTGAATGA
- a CDS encoding 4Fe-4S binding protein produces the protein MILTKSISFISDRCNKCGKCSLICPKGVIYLNGFFRPIFVNLSRCNACKRCERICKSNAIEVLL, from the coding sequence ATGATTCTTACAAAATCTATTTCTTTCATCTCTGATAGGTGTAATAAGTGCGGAAAGTGTTCTTTAATTTGTCCTAAAGGGGTAATTTATTTAAATGGTTTTTTCAGGCCGATATTTGTTAATTTATCAAGGTGTAATGCTTGTAAAAGGTGCGAAAGAATATGTAAAAGTAATGCGATTGAGGTTTTATTATAG
- a CDS encoding cobyrinate a,c-diamide synthase → MNKSFKKVLISAPFGRSGKTSFSIGLARALSRKGYKVQTFKKGPDFIDPSWLSMSSGRFCRNLDLFMMDKETVLRSFITSSIDADIAIVEGAMGLYDGIDYLGTGSTAEIAKIIDSPIIFVLPVQRITRSSAALIKGYVEFDKEIDIRGIILNKVARDRQKNLIINALKHYNLPEVLASFPKDDKRLSIPDRHLGLIPAKERSELNSVIDSFADAVNEHMNWDLFFNITKSYEVSSEVLGDLVNFERLFDVRIGIIQDISFSFYYPEVFDFLKKLGAKIEIINSLADKHLPDIDVLYIGGGFPEVFAKELEKNDSLRRSIKEFGENNYPIYAECGGLMYLSDFIENDGNKYNMVGLLPFGIHMDKKPVGHGYEEVEVFEENPFFRKGIRIKGHEFHHSSVSISRSTDIKFSMKVLRGNGIMNKLDGVVYKRVMASYLHIHPLGFKDFVANLLRSIYVCK, encoded by the coding sequence GTGAATAAAAGTTTTAAAAAAGTTTTAATATCTGCTCCATTTGGTCGTTCTGGTAAAACATCCTTTTCAATAGGTCTAGCTCGTGCGCTTTCAAGAAAGGGATATAAGGTTCAAACATTTAAAAAAGGACCTGATTTTATAGATCCCAGCTGGCTTTCTATGTCTTCAGGAAGATTCTGTAGGAATCTAGATTTGTTTATGATGGATAAAGAAACAGTTTTAAGATCTTTTATAACAAGTTCTATTGACGCAGATATTGCCATAGTTGAAGGTGCAATGGGGCTTTATGATGGGATTGACTATTTAGGTACCGGCTCAACTGCTGAAATTGCAAAAATAATAGATAGTCCTATTATATTTGTTTTGCCTGTTCAAAGAATAACAAGGAGCAGCGCTGCACTTATAAAAGGGTATGTTGAGTTTGATAAAGAAATAGATATTAGAGGCATAATATTGAATAAAGTGGCAAGAGATAGACAAAAAAATTTAATTATTAACGCACTGAAGCACTACAATTTGCCGGAGGTTTTAGCCTCTTTTCCAAAAGATGATAAAAGATTATCTATTCCAGATAGACATTTAGGTTTGATACCTGCCAAAGAAAGATCGGAATTAAATTCTGTGATTGATAGTTTTGCTGATGCTGTAAATGAACATATGAATTGGGACCTGTTTTTTAATATAACCAAGAGTTATGAAGTAAGCAGCGAAGTATTAGGCGATCTTGTTAACTTTGAAAGGTTATTTGATGTTAGGATAGGTATAATTCAGGACATATCGTTTTCCTTTTATTATCCTGAAGTATTTGACTTTTTGAAAAAGTTAGGTGCGAAAATAGAAATTATAAACTCTTTAGCAGATAAGCACCTTCCAGATATAGATGTGCTTTATATTGGAGGTGGCTTTCCTGAAGTTTTTGCTAAAGAGCTTGAAAAAAATGATTCGCTAAGAAGATCTATTAAAGAATTTGGTGAGAACAATTATCCAATTTATGCTGAATGTGGTGGGTTAATGTATTTATCTGACTTTATTGAAAACGACGGTAATAAATATAATATGGTAGGACTTTTGCCATTTGGCATCCATATGGATAAAAAACCTGTTGGACATGGTTATGAAGAAGTTGAGGTATTTGAAGAAAACCCATTTTTCAGAAAGGGGATAAGAATAAAAGGACATGAATTTCATCACAGTAGTGTCTCGATCAGTAGAAGTACTGATATTAAATTTTCTATGAAAGTTCTTAGGGGAAATGGCATAATGAATAAACTCGATGGCGTGGTATATAAAAGGGTTATGGCATCATATCTTCATATCCATCCATTGGGGTTTAAGGATTTTGTAGCTAATCTGCTAAGATCTATATACGTTTGTAAATAA